TGGGCTATTGTTTTACCAGCATTTAATCCCAGACCATGATTGTTTATTCAATTAACTtctaaaataatacaaaatctAACCTTATCAAATCAAGTTCCGAGATTTATACCCCTCATATCCAGTCGTAGGGAGAAAAGTGAGCAAGATTTTAGCAGGCATGTCTGTATGTACATGATCTCAAGCATGTACTGGCATGAATCTGCGAGATATGAACTTCGTTAGCAGCTTCTACTGACACTGTATCTGTACTTGTGTATTACATGGGAAATCTAGAACAGCTACATTCACTACATTCGTTcatatgttcatgttttcagCTCTGCTGATGGAGCAGTTTTGTTTGCACAGGCCCGAGGCTGACTCCATGAACTGATTTTCAGTGAATGAGGGGGAAAGGTATCCGAGGGGATCAGAAGGCCTTGCGGCCATCATGTAACCTGATAGATGTTTTAAACATAAACGAGTACAACTGGTCTGTGACTCATGTTTGAACATTGTACAGGCTGGTGAAAGAGTGTCGTTACTTAACTAACTGTTGTAGTGTAGCCAAAACCCACACGCAGATAAAAGCATTGTTACTTACCATGAAATAAAGactcaagtaaaagtacagCAACAACTTCAGTCTCATTAGAAAAGTACTCACACTGGACCTTCTTAGTTCATCCAGTGTTGATTGGCAGAAGAACTGAAGCCTGTTAGGAGCTATTCTTCTCTTTTATTGAGAATAAGAAATTAGAACCTTTAAAAGTCAGAGGTGGGACCAATtacattaaacacattaaaacaaCCAAAAACGTATTGAAACATTTATAAGTCAATTGAAGTAAATGTAGATTAATTTTCTTATCAGTAGAATTAGAGGAATATGCATTATCATGTGAGAACAGCTCTGGAGCACACCTAACTAGTTATTCCCCACGTCTGCTGGCTACCAAAAGCAATGTGGGGTGACTTTCACTACCTGCAATTGTATCATTAAGAGCTTTGCATGTCTGCGAGGAGAACATGACCTGCTTTATTGGCTAATGTCATTCAAGGGTTTAGCAGATCGTCTGTCTGGCCCACTGACGTCGTCGGTTCACTGGATTAGTCAGCACTGGGCAGTGTTGTGCTGCCACGCCTCTTCTTCCGAAGGCACCGTGGCATTGGGGtagagattagattagattagattatgcCCATTTACACTTAAGCATTTTTCTCATCAGCACAACAATGGCTGTAACCAGACTATGATGGttcttaataataatcatggttGTCCTGCTGGGTCTTGTTCTCCAATCACAACATTTAAAGTGTGTTGAAATAAAGAAAGGCTTCCTCAGAATTTGAAGTATGTGCCTTTTATCTTTACATAAATATTCTTTGAAATGAACCATTTATAAACAAGCACCTTTAAACAAGCGCCTTTCTAGCTTCTCTGATAACGGCCTTACACTGTCCTCTTATCCCTTAGCTCCATCTGGAGGAATGGGTGTGAAGGTGCTCCTGTGCTTCCCCTTCTACAGGCGTTGCAAAGACAAATGCAGGAGCAGACACTGCCCTCCTGAGACAGGTAAGAGACCACTGCTGTGGGTTACATCTTAAGATGATGATTTCATTACAACTCTTACTAGTGATTGTTTTGGTAATTAAGTAATTTATAGATCAATTTGGTTGTAAAcaagtatttttttatatctcAAAATATTATTGTATTACACTAAACAGAATatgttaaaaagaaaagcttttGCTAAAATTAGCTAAAGTTCAGACACAAGTGTAAACAttttgttctgtttatttttattttttcaacaaATATAACTTGCTAAAATGTAGACTGTGGTTTGTTTGTACAAAAATTGGGAAAGAATCAGTGCAGATTAAACATTGATTAAATTTAGCTTAATGGAGTATTCAGGACCACCACAGGTCTCAACATACCAAAGTGCAGGTGGAtatatgtgtaatgtgtaaggTGAGTGTAGTGATGCAGTCTACACATGCTATTGGAATTATGGTAAATACGAATTGCCGACTTGGCGGTTTCACATGAACACCCCCTCGAGTCATCAGTTTCCTGGTTTAATTAACGGTTATTACCTTAACTCCCACCGCTCACTGCTGCTTCAGATCTTTCAGTGCTGTGTTAATATGAGGTATGAAACTTAATGAAACAGGCTTTCATTAGCACTGTGGGGTCCGGGTTTGAGCTAAGGTCAAAAATCCAATTAATCCACTTAATCCACTTTAAGCAATATTTTAAGGCTGATGTGTAGCATGTTTTAGCTTTTAGGTTTTCAAGAGCATTTACCAGTTTAATATACCACGACTAGCCCTGTATTTATGACCGCTGTATTAATGAGTGAGATACCTTTAAATTGAACTCATAACGCCAGCATGTGGCGTTATGACAACTGAATTATGGAAAAAACATGCCCTaaacccctcctcctcctcttccacctCCGAGTATGGACCGCACTAGCAAAGTTAGGTTTAACAGGCAATTTAAGTGCAACACTGTATTTTGAATTCTTCGTTAAACTACATTATCCACCATACAAAGcacagttgttgtgatgtatTATCTCCAGCCAACCAAGTATTATTATAGTTCTAATGTTCTAATGTCATTTTCTCTTGAAGAACCCACAGTACCCAATGAGGAACCGAAGCTACGTCTCTCTTCCACAACATCCACGAGCAGTGAAGGAGACAGTGGGAGCAGCCTGGGTGGCCCTCAGGTGTATTTTTCCCAGAAGGCCCGGGTTTCCTTTAGACACCAGATGGACAGCAACATCAATGCAGTGGATGCCACATATTAACTCCCATGCGTTGCCAAGCTCCAGAAAACGAACCCTGACCCCTGCGTTGTGAACTGTAAGGAGTAAGGACTGTAAGGGGGCTTCATCATTAGTGATGAAAAGTGGACTAAAACAAGATAGAGGCTCCAGCGTCTCATAACTACTCAACTGATGATCCCTCTTCTAAACACAGAAACAAGACAGTCATACAAGATGTTTACCACAGGAATTGGCAGAGTTACactgaagtgagaagaaaacgATGGTTCCACAGTGCTTTCGTGTAGAGATTGTGTCATTAGATTACAAAAAGTGCTTTATGCCTTTTTTTAGTTCCTGTACTGCTCACTTTCCTTGGCATGGTATCTTCTGGTACCATGAAGGCTGCAGATTATTCTGTGTaaatttgttttcattttaccAGTAAAAAAGTATGAACCGTAAAACTGTACTTGCAAAGAGGTAGAGGTCTCTTATTTTCAGGCCTATTTTGAGTTCTTTCCAAGTGCTCTTTTCATTTGGCCTCTCATATGACAGAGCTCAGACGGTTTAATATGCAGAGCCAAGGTGTTAAATTCTACAACAGTTGAATGCTTAATTCTTCTATTTTAACAGCATCACATAGCGACATCGCAGCAAACAGGTATGCTTTTGTCCTAGATTACAATTAATAAGAATGTTAGCAACTGTCAAGACAAGACTTCTAACCCATCTTATCATCCAgtttaacattatttaaaactttTTATATGTCCTTTTTGTATGAATATGTACAGCATTTGCAAATTGTATCTGACCCACAAAAATGAGGCTGATAGAGTTAACGtcaattttaaatattgttttaataatattattaaatattattaaaattgaAATAATCAATTTTGGTTTGATCaatttaagacaaaaaatattcaaatgatttttaaagtGTCCTCAACTCTCATGTCTAATTTTCTAATCTGTATGTGCCAATTTGCAATTAAAAGCATTTCTTAAAACCGTGTCAACcagctgttttattaaaaacatgataaatgataatacaaaacaaaaagtttACAGACCAGAGAAATCTGGTCTTTAAATGATCCTGTAACCTGAAAGTCTCTGAAAACACCCCAGTGAATGGGTCGGTTACTGCTGGACAATGTTCTTCACATGTTTTTGGGTTTGGAGATCACTCCATCTGGATAGCGTTTCTTAAAGCGAGCTACTACATCAGGGTCCAGTAAGTGAATTCCATCCAGCTGGTTACCCAGAGTTACCCTGGAATTGGAGAAAGGACAGATTTAAGTAAAAGCTAGGAAGAATAAAAATCCAAAAGCAAAAATGCTGAAACAACTCAATGTGTTCACCAGTTTGGCTGGACGTTATGTGGTCTCCCAAAGAGTTCGATTTTCCTGGTCCCAGGAGACAGACGCTCAATCATGCCATATATCTCATCTGGTTTGTGACTGGTGGATCGCACCTATCACAAGTGAGTGGGACAACACCAACACGGTTGTTTTTCTCTTACCACAATATCAACATAGTATCATATCATGACAAAGACTGCAGTCATAGTTGTGTTTGTACCTCTGCAACGATAACATCACAGTCTAGACCTCTGTTGAATCCCTGAGGGTTTCCCTTCACCCCTACCTAATACAAGACAGAGATTTAAGAGGAGGGACAAGATGGGGACAAAAACAAGCTGATCTGAGGCATATGCACACAGAAACTCACCAAGCAGTGCTCTTTGCCGTGGTTCAGCCAATgtccagtcctgcctgtgcgAATAATCCGCTGGAGCTGGTTGGTCTTCACCCAAATGATCTCATCAACGCGCTCGTACCTGAGCCAACAAGAGAATAAGAGTGAGTGaaaagcgagagggagagagaaggagaaaataACATGAGTTTACAGCCTAGTTTCCCCAACATCTTAATGTTCAGGTCATCTAAACTCTCGGGTGAGCAACCaagggctggagtccagcacagtttgctggtTTTCCTGCTCTAAAATACCAACTAAACCTGGAAAATAACAGgtaagttgaatcaggtgtgtttgagcatgaAATGCACAACATagtgcaggaatccagccctccaggccCGGAGTGGTCCTCCACTGTTTTAACGGGTACAAGGAGTGTTCAAGTGTGATACTCAAATCATTTTTGTgattgctggggggggggggggggggtgccaaGAAAAGACCATTTCTCAGATCTTTACAGCCCCTAGAGATGCTGTTCAATTCACAGACGGTGAATATGAATGTATCAAAAGGCTACGGCCATACTAACTTCTAATACCACAGAACCACAAACTTATACAAgaccaaacaaaaacatgttCTTGTATTTGCACTTACCCCCAGAGGCTTAGGCACTCTCTGCCAAGCTCCATAGCTCTGTAAAAGACAAATTTCAGTAAATACTAACATTACATTAGAGGAGGTTGAGAACAATCACAAGAACTTTAAAATTTGTCATATGTGTAAGGCTTATTAAATTCTGTTTGACATGGTTTCATGGGGAGATTCTGATTTAGAATAATGCACTATCCTTAACCTATAGCGCAACTGTTAAGCACTGGataaacatttaaacacaatAGGGATGAGGCCAAGTGCGGTTTTCTAAGGgctttttaattaaaacaatatACCTATGTGCTAACCTGCTCCACAAGCCAGGTTCTTGCAAGTATAGGACACTCAAGTAACAAATAAAGCAAATTAGAGTAAATCAACCCCACTTTTAGCTATACCTTCCAGTGACCCAGAGGAAGAGGAAACCATCATCCTGGAGAATGGGAATGTTGAGTTTCCTCATCTCGTCATCCGTCAGTGTTCCATATGGAAGCTCCATGTGGATGTCCCATGGTGGGTCGGCCATGACCACAGCAAACTTTCCTAGGATGGACACGTCCAGGTAGCGGATATCACAGCAGATCCACTAAAGCAGACACAGAAGATGACAAATCTGTGCTGAAATCATCACAGTTCAAAATTAAACATGCTCTTAAAAGAAGGCTGATGACATTCATTCAGAAACTTAGCCATGGATGCATTTAGCTTTTTTGGGAGTTTGCAGATGGCAGAATTACACTGAAAAGTGGAGTCACCAAGGTCACTTCAGGCTGTGTGAATCTTTAAGTAATACATGTTCTGACATCAGGTCAATACATAGGTTGTGACAATTTGGAGAGAGTAACAAATACAATGAACCTGAATGCAGTATTGGCCAATTGTTAATGATCTTAGTTAATTAACTCACATATCTTGTACAGAGCTATTACCAACAATTTACAGTTCTCCCATTCCCTCAGACACACAATGGATTTCCCACCTGGGATGGGAACAGTTTCCCAACGTTGCTATCCCCATCTCCAGAATGTAGGCCGAGCTCAGCAGCCCCCGCCTGCGGCCCCAGGGTGCCGCTTTCTGCCTCGGGTGGGCTGTCGATCTCATAGTGCACATATTTACAGGTGTCCATATGGAAGCATGTATTTAAGAAGGAGCAGTCTCCCAAGCTCTCGTCTGTGTGCTTGTTGATGATTCGCCTATGGAAGTGACATGAGTATTTTAGCCAGTGATGCTTCATTCACCTAAAGGAATCGTTTAGCCTGCCTTGTTCTCATATCTAATACTCTGTACATACTTAACCCAATTGCTAATCCATAAGATTCAAAACCCAAAGGGACGTTTACTGTTAATCTCGGACCTGaacatgttcaaatgtttaatttatttaaccATCATAATTTTACAACGTATGCCCTCACACCCTACACAGTCACCACATGCACtaaagaaataaatggaaaGAAATTAAAGGATAAAAATGAAATTGGGGCAGAAGAGCAGCAAATGCCCCTTGCATTTCATTAGGAGACCAATTTAAATACTGTAACTATTGTTAATAGAAGTTTTAAAAGTTCCACATGTGCTGCCCCTCAAATTAACTCATGTCTGATGTATGAAAAGCCTTGGACTTTGTTATGAGCTCAACATCCATCTCTGAATGgaggtgtggatgtgtgtggtgGTGGACCTACCTGAAATGCAGCTTGTTGCATGGTTGTGGTGTGTCTCCATAACGCATACACTCTTCTTTAGTCCCATGATCGCAGAACTCTTGCACTTGTGCTCGACCCCTTGAACGGAACTTCTCCACGATGGATTGCTCTCTGGCTGAGCTGGTATTCAGTAGCTCAAGGATTTCCCTGCTcacctaccacacacacacacacacacacacacacacacacacacacacacacacacgaccagTATTGCTTTGTTCTTAATAGGATAAATCCACCTCCAATCACTCCTAGACTTCAGAGAatacagaatgtgtgtgtgtgttatattacTGGTAAAATTCAGTATTGATGTTGAGATTTATGCAGCTAAAATTCCACCGGAGAACAAAAAAATGGAAACCACATATGTAAACACACTTTAACCCCAACAATCACTGAGCATCAGTGATTAAAACAAATGACCCACCCAAGTTCCTCCTTTTCATAGGCATCATTGATGCTTCAGACGTTTTATTAATGTTCTGTACCTTTTTGCTTTGCTGCTCCTTGGTTGACTGCTGGCTCAACAGGCTCTCTATCTCCATATCCACATGAGATGCCTTTCCCTTATTGGTCCGCCCCTTTTTCTCTGgccctcctccaccacctcccaACTTCCAATCAGACGTTCCCGTCTGTGAACTAGAGGGAGCAGCCAAAGAAATAGACGAGGTCTTGGGCGGCGAAGGTGGAGACTGAAGCGAAGGCGAGGAGCCAGGGGGCCTTTTTTGGTGAACACCATCCTCGACTTTTCTTTTGACACCAGTTCTTTGAGGTTGGGTGGTGGAACTGCCAATCATGGCCCATAGTTTGGTGTGATCTACGGAGATGACTAAGGTGGACGAGGAACCAGAGGAGGACGAAGTGGTGATGGTTGGCTGCTTGACTTCAATCAACTCTTGAGCAGAAAATTTCAGTAGAAGACTCTGGATACACGTGTGGGTTACTGGTGTTTCAGGCTGCGAGagtcaaagcaaaaaaaaaataaagaagaaataCAGACGTATACAGACACTTATTGAATTAAGGCTCATACTGCCATACATACAGAGTTGAGCTGGTTAGTGAGGGTGAGAGAATCGGTGGGCAGCGACAGTCCCAATTCAGACAGGTATCCCAAAAGTCTTCTCTCTAATTCAGGGTCAGGCGGACGCTCCACCTCTACTTGCGAAGGGGTTTGAACAGCTGGCCCTGGACTGTCACTCCTTGTGGCTGCCCCATCAGTCCCTCCAACCTCTGTTAGGAAAGATATAAACAAACCCACAGGCAGAGGCATGACTGCTGACTTCCTGGTGCTCCCTCAGTGAACATTTAATCAGGTCATTTCACGTAATTTAATCATTAGTCATATGTACAACTGTAGGATTGATTTCACAAACTGGTATTCGTCAACCAAAAGCTACATCATATGATCAGCGCACTTACATACCACTTCTAATAGTTCCTTCAGCCACTATAAACTGCACCACTGCATACACAGGCGATCAAATGTGCACTCACAGCCTGTACAATCTCCATAGGAAAGCATTATCTCCACCAAAATACATAAGAAACCGCTCCAAAAGAACAATACTTCTAGCAACAATAATACAAGTAGGTATAGTAGAAAAAGATGATGTCTGTTAATAAAGGCTTACTTTTTCTACACTTTATATCTACTCAGATCCTAATAAGAATCAGATGAACATTGGAGAACTTATAGGACACTTGTAGCTCCTTAAATTAGCCTTTTAGCTTGCATTTGATCTTCTTCTGGCGTCTACTCGTTTGAATGAATCTTAACCTCTGAAAGAGCGCTTACTCGTCTTACTAGTGCTTCTACACTTCTTGAACTCTAAACTTTAAAATAACATtgggtagctgaatgcattaagccCTAAATGGGACAGAAGCtgtgagttagctagctaactgcagcCAGATAAGCAGTCGGCTATAGCTAACTACACACAACAACATACCGATGCCTAGCTGTGTGGggtccttcctcctcctctggagCCTCTCTCGGAGAGAATCGAGCTGCTTCTTGTGAGCCTGGATGTTGCTCCATGTATCCGACATGTTAAACAGCTCTGTATGAAGATCACGACTGAGATTATTTTGAAAGTATTTTTGCCTTAACGATGCAGCTGCAAACTTTGGCTAAACACACAAAGGGGCAAATTCCTGTCTGCAGCGGAAATTCACAACCGAGACTAAAACGACCGCATAAAAGCCTTCAGATGATAAACTCTCAGAGCATTCAAACATATTTTTGCTATATCGCCCCAAACCAAGAATTTTAATGCGATAtacatgtaaaataataataatgaaaaaattaagaattgaaatgaaagaattaattattaatggcGTGAAATCAAGGGCGCGCCAGTGGAGAGagtaaataaaacatatttcaaaataaaagtcaaccATTTACTGAATGAAGATGTTGGTCAAACGACAGACCACGAATAAGCGTTTTTGTCTATGTTTTTTAAGGAATTTCAATATTTTAAGCTGTAAATTTTATTTGAAATACTCGTGTTAATTCACCTTAGCTGTatctttaatatatattatttatttatatacaataataacaTTCATTTTAATCACGTTTTCTTGCTCATGCAAATTATTCCGACTGAAGAACGATTTGACAAACTACAGAGCAAATATTTGGAGCTAACTGTGAATAAATGAGTTTACTGTAGTGACTATAACTGAAAGTAACTGTGGTATGAATTTCGATGAAAGAGTAGCTAGGATGCCATCTAGTGGCTGATAATCTCAGTGGATATAAATGTTCACAGATCAAGCATGTATTGTTGGTTCTTtctatacaattattatttattctgttttaaattaattattattaattctgTATTGAAGCACAGTTTGATTTGATTCA
This portion of the Salminus brasiliensis chromosome 9, fSalBra1.hap2, whole genome shotgun sequence genome encodes:
- the mettl3 gene encoding N(6)-adenosine-methyltransferase subunit METTL3; this encodes MSDTWSNIQAHKKQLDSLRERLQRRRKDPTQLGIEVGGTDGAATRSDSPGPAVQTPSQVEVERPPDPELERRLLGYLSELGLSLPTDSLTLTNQLNSPETPVTHTCIQSLLLKFSAQELIEVKQPTITTSSSSGSSSTLVISVDHTKLWAMIGSSTTQPQRTGVKRKVEDGVHQKRPPGSSPSLQSPPSPPKTSSISLAAPSSSQTGTSDWKLGGGGGGPEKKGRTNKGKASHVDMEIESLLSQQSTKEQQSKKVSREILELLNTSSAREQSIVEKFRSRGRAQVQEFCDHGTKEECMRYGDTPQPCNKLHFRRIINKHTDESLGDCSFLNTCFHMDTCKYVHYEIDSPPEAESGTLGPQAGAAELGLHSGDGDSNVGKLFPSQWICCDIRYLDVSILGKFAVVMADPPWDIHMELPYGTLTDDEMRKLNIPILQDDGFLFLWVTGRAMELGRECLSLWGYERVDEIIWVKTNQLQRIIRTGRTGHWLNHGKEHCLVGVKGNPQGFNRGLDCDVIVAEVRSTSHKPDEIYGMIERLSPGTRKIELFGRPHNVQPNWVTLGNQLDGIHLLDPDVVARFKKRYPDGVISKPKNM